The sequence cCTTGTATACACAATGTTTATTGTATACTGCCTTATAAGAAAAGAAGTGCAATAAAGATACCTTGTACAGTATGTTGTTAAACATTTTATGCATCAATATACTATTACTCTATCAAGTCATTTTACCCGTTATAGCAAGAtagcatattttaaaattttcaaatcttgtattttaaaaaggcttatcatgaaatcatgatgcaacaaattatttatattgaCGATCCATTAAGTCTTTAAGTTTACAAGAAGACTTAATCTACGGTAAAATCTCCATAAATTAATACTCGttaaatcaataatctctcTAAAGTAATATTTTCTTCCAGTCCCGACTttggccaatgaaaaaaatcactaatttcgatagataatatattcaaaaagaaCCCTATATAAATACACGATctcattaatatcataaattaataatttttcagaAGTACAAATATATCACCTAATCAATTCATCCATCATTAAATCCAACCAGTCATAAAATTCCCATTTAACTCAAATTAAAAGTTCACATCTAATAAAAGAGCACAAGAAGAAATCTCTATCCAATGGAGTAATTGattattaaaattcattttgaaCAATAAGCAAAGCCATACCAAACAAGGGACTTCCAAATTGAAATGGATTTCAGTGAGTGGAAAAAACCAAGGATAGCACATCCAATATAATGTCTAGCAAAGAGATATCAAATGTCAAAACTCGAGTATACATTTGGACTTAGTAAGTAGGGAAAAATAAGACGAGGCACAGAAACTGCTAGCGTTCCtataactatatatatctaCTTTTTATGGAAAAGAATAATATGTCGAAGTAAAGAATGACAGGCCACCTACCCTACATTTCAATGGTGATGAACAAAAACTGAAGAAAAACAAAGGTTTGTGTCTACTTAGCCCATGCGACTGAATCAATCTCAGATTGAGCAGCTCTGTACAACTCAAGTCTCTTTGCAAGAGAAAGACGACGCTGCATTATAGCTGGATCCTCATCCAACAAAGTACCCAGCTGTCTCCCctacaaacaaaaaaagatgGAAAGTGGGGCACAGaatattatatatcaaattCATCAGCATTGTCACTTCTCTTCTCCCACAGCTATCCCACCCCCACCCCGTCGCATCCCTTTCCATTCCCACCCAAAACACTTGccagataaaaataaaataaaaatagagttcAGGTAGTTGAACAGTGAGGTGCAAAATTCTCACCTCCTTCTTGCCCAGGTCTGTGAAGAAATGATCAAGCAAACTGCGTTTGGCCTCCCGAACTTGACAATAAACAACAGACTTAGGAATGGAATTCCTCAAACTTGCACAAACCATATTGACATAAGACAAGACATTTGATCCTGTTGAAAAGAGCCCAACATCAGAGGacacaatcaaaataattacaGCAACAACACGTGTAACATAATGGCAAAATTCAGAAGACTAATCGAAAGACCATTGAATTTCAAGGACAAAAGTTAATTCAAAACTCACCTATCCTTCGAAGATAGGAATCATTGTATCGGTCAAAAATTGAATGTGTTGGATTCCCTCCCTTCTCAATATCTTGAGGAAGTTTCCGGAAGAAATCTACAGTCAGGTAACTACACTCCATTTCAACAAGCTGTAGAGTTGCTTTTTTGCTTTCATCCCTCATCCTTTCTAATGATTCAACAGCTGCAGCATTGACCTCAACTCTTAGAGAAGGATATTGCTTTAGCTCCTGTCAATAACAAAAGACCCAGAACACACATTAATTTATATGCCCCTTCAACTGTTTAACAAAAGATAATCATGGTAAAGACTAAAGAGATAATTCTTTGATTTCTTTGGGTTGCAATCACTGAGCACAATGCGTTACTGCGGATTATTTGTTTAACTCACCTGAATGAATTTTTAGAATCCTAAATGAGAATGACTGAGATTTATagcatgtgtttatttattagGTCTTTCATATATCTCAAACTCAGAATAGTAAAATTCAAAATGGCAAGTGAACATACTGAAGTCTCACTAATTGACTTGTGAACCAGATCCTTCAGTATAGCATGAACCTGAAAGCATTGCAGATGAAATAGTTAAGGAACTATTTTTGCTCAACTACACAAAAATGTACCCATTAGACCATTATGCTGAACAAACACCCCTAGTTTATTTCAGATTACAATAATTAAACAAGGTCAAGCACAAAATACTCACCACGAGTAATTCTCTTCAACCATTAAGCACTTGACAACATGCAGTTGCCAAACTATCTCAGTTTGAAACATATTAATGTAATTGATACTTAAATCATGTTTGATTATGACATAGttcaacttttaaaatgatGCAACGGACAACATAAATAAAACCTCCCAGAAGAAAATAAGTTTCACCAGAGTAGACATTCTATTAATGTTGTAATGTCACATGAAATTACATTCCCATTCATGTTTAACTTACATCTTTCGTTAAGAATGTCTCAAAGACTAAAGAAAAATCGCAATCAATTAAAACTAAAGCGACCCAAAATGACATATCGCGGAAATCAGGCTTTTCATTTGCGACATTAGTCCTAAATACTAATGAAATATCACACTCAACATCGAGCAGTCATTGCCCCTCAAGAGTTCAAAGTCAGAGATCATATTCAACAGTTTTGTATCATACCCCACTATCAAAAACAAAAGCCTGGAATAAGAATCACGAAAAGGCAGTTCATGCAGAGCTCTCATTAGTTTCAATAGTAGAAGCATGTCAGAGAAAATTTAATTCCGTACCGCATCGACAGCTGCTTCAGCAGGACCCTTGATAGAAATCAAGGAAGATTCAATAAGACGACGATATCCTTGCTCAGGAGCAATCAGATGGGGTTGATATCCATCAGCTTCAGTTATAAGTTTCCTTACATTGTCCATTGAAAGCTGCTTATCAAATTGCAATCTTTTCAACGCAGCTGGGAGCTGGTTATCAAagacattatatattttatctccACCTGGTCGACTGCAATGAAATTAAGATTAGAACAATAAAGCATAGCTAATTTGTCTAGATTTAAACAACAGACGCAGCAAGGAATACTTACACTCCATCAAGATGTTCTTTAAAGATTCCATCAAAAGTGCGACAAACTTCCATAACCATGTACAATTTTCCCTGCATTGATAAATGTTAACATACATAGCAAAGACAGGACACACATTTTTTTGGAAGGTAACAAACAAAGAGATCAATTCTGTAGCCACAGGAAAGCAAACATACGTTAAAAACTAACATGAAAAGTAGAGAATCGACTCATTTCAGCTAGACTAAAATAATCTGTGGCAAAATTGGATAACCAATTCACAGAAAATTCAAGATGATACTTACTCCAGCATCGGTTGCAATGGGCTTCCCAAGACGGCTCAATTCACTTTCTAGATCAATGATGGTCTTGTTGATGAGAGACTGGAGACCTGGAATTCTTGACTTGATAACAGCCTCTAAGTGCTAAATAtgcaatacaaaaatcaaacaaaGCAGTTAGTTCTCTGAATAAACTGATAATACTGACTAAGTCAACTAGGAAAAAATAAAGACCTCGAAAGCTTCATTTAGGGCACcaacaaaaaatgaagaatgtTGAGGAATTAGTTATAGAAAATGGCAGgtgaaatgaaattaaaaggGAGGGAACATGCTCTAAATAAAAAGGTTTATGCACCAAGGCACTTAGACAACATTTcagaattagaaaaatattctttGAGAATTCAACATACTTTTGACATAACTTTCCCGAGATGTTCTGACCCCATCCTATTGGTAAGATGCCTGTACTCAGGGGTGCTAGAAAAATACTCCTTTTCTCTACGCCTGGCAGCAATCATGTcaacatttttattaatatctGCTTGAGAACGGTTGACAACACCTATCCATGGAAATTGTAGTTTGTATGCTCTTCCTTCCAATATCTGAAAATCCAAGAAGATGATTTAATATAGCAACCACTGACAACCACCTAAAAGTCATCCATCCAACTGACAATCCTTTTGCAGCACATGTGGAGACATTATTACTAGATTTGCTCAAAAAATATCAGCAAAAAGAAATGGTGTAAACCATGGTCCTTGTTTATTCCAAAAACTAGAATTCTGAAATGCTCAGATAAGATATCAAAAGGCAGACAAAAGATAGGTGTTTCCGCTGCATCTTATATCTTTGTAATCAACTCAAATCCATTGCTTAAGAATTTTTAATAGAGAGTTATTCACTTGATCAAATTTTAAAGTATAGAGACATTAGTAGTTCACATAAAAATACAATCAAAAAAGGCATATGTTGTTGCCAAATCAGTGCCACAAACCAAATCTTTTTCCACAACCCGGGAAGATACCAACAAAATTGGAACAAATTAAAATCTTATCTTTTGATTGCTGTTTCAAGGACCATACCTCATCAGTAACCATTGTctttgaaaataaaaaccttaCAGTGAGTTCAAAATTAACCTTATCAAATTTGGAATGATAGATTTACTAGACTGAAATGGACCTCGagattttgattaaatttagattttcTTTAACCATTCTCACTTTTGACATTCACCCTTTTTAGATACCAAAAGTATGGATTTGGATTTCAATAAACATAGGcaaaattcatcatttccttAGCTCCTACGGAACTCACAGCACACTGTCCAAACTCGACCTAAATAACTTGAATCGAAGATGACACCAGGGTTATGTCAACAGTCTACGGAGGACTCTTTCCCAAAGttctccaatgtaatatcaacTAAAAGCATGACTCTTAATAACTTCATATATAAATGAGTTCCCCCTATCATTTTCCAGATCCACTAACAAGTTAAAACATAGATTCTCTATACAAGACCAAAAACTCAAGAAGAGTAACCCAAGAGTACAGcttcttttaaaattacaatacCAAATAAACAACTTACACAACGGAGCTCCAACATCACTGAATCACTTCATGCTTAGAGCAAAGATACTTTTAcccaacaaaaaagaaagatgtAAAGTTATGTGACCTAATAGGGAACTTACATCAACAGCATCAGTACCCTTATCCATAAGATCAATCTTAGTCAGAACACCAAATGTCCTTTCCCCTGAGGCAAGTAACCTTTCACAGTGTTAAACGGCAATGTGTATGATGTATCATCTCATTTTCAAAATCACTCTTGATATAGCACAATTTATAATGCAAACTAACTCAAACGGTACTTAATAAGAGCTATTGTGGGCCTTGCATCACTACACAACAGAACACAAAAAGAACGAGAGCAAAATATAAAGAGATTATGACTCAAGAAAAAACTTCAGCAATATTATTTGCTCAAtcaataatatttgaaattagcCAGAAACCCATAATTGCATATGTGCATAAGATAATAATAttgacatattttatttaagctgtcataagaaaatattaatatatgattacAAAAGGAATGATTTTGCAAATCTCAATACTTGAAAAACAATTCAGGAAGCCCCTGAAAgcctaaaacaaaaaattaacattCAAATAATAGCAAGAAATAATCAGACAAAAATTGCCCCTTAAAGTGACTGACTATACAGCCTATTTGATCACTAGCAGCCACTGCATTTGGTTAGGTGataatttttgttaaatcataGGAAACACTAAATTTACATGCTTGAAAGACTCTCAACTCTTAAGATATAGGGCAACGTGTTAGAACAGGAAAAGCCATGGGGGTGGGGGTTAATAAGCAGGTGGAAAAATgggaagaaaattaaatttgtttccGTCTTGAGGGGTTATCATATTTAAGAATTTCAAATGTAATTCTCAGTTCTCACATAAACAATAATTGGGAGGTGTGTCTTTCTGCAAAGGATGTTATGCATTCAAGACAAGAAAGTCATTCTAAATACCTACATGAAGAACATTAGTAGTCCTAAACCTTTAAATGAAATTGTCTGCTTAATCCCTAAGCTGCTTTTGGTTCAGCCAACCACTCCTACTAGCTTTCATCAGATTAATAGGTGTTACTCCCACTAGNATTCTAAATACCTACATGAAGAACATTAGTAGTCCTAAACCTTTAAATGAAATTGTCTGCTTAACCCCTAAGCTGCTTTTGGTTCAGCCAACCACTCCTACTAGCTTTCATCAGATTAATAGGTGTTACTCCCACTAGCTTTCAGTGCATGAACAGCTGGAAACCTATTCCAGGTACTCTCTATTGAAATACTATACTCACCTGCAAATGTGTGGAATATAACAAATTTCCACACCTGCTTTAGATTTGTCAGTGGTAACTCGTTAAATGCAAATATTATGTCTTCAAAATGCTActacaagaaaatatttttcccgACATTTCCAAACTCTAACCTTTTGGATCTACTTCACGAGAAATCTTAATAGCATCTGATGTTGCAAGATCTTGATTGGCTGGAGAAACAGCAAGAATAATGCAATTCGGCTGCAATGTAAGAAAACAATAGAATCAGAAAAACTCTCCTACACATGTCGAGTAGTAACTGAGATCCTTTCAAAAGCCAATATATATTTGCCAATATATTGAAGTATAGAAAGTAAAATCGCTGATAAGTTATGGCATGTTTGGGGCAATGGAACAATAACAAAATGGAATAGGCAATATTCATCCCATTTCCATGAGCCGGAATAATAGTAACTTCGGAATCACAATTAAATCAAGAATTCCAAACAACATAATGGAATAGGTGAACATTGCTACTCCATTATTTGTTTGACATTTTGGAGTTGTGATTCCGATGTTACTTCCATTCCACCTTAATTCAATTTCCCGTTCCATTTTGAAGTGCCCAAAATGGCCATTCAAATTAGGGGTGAAACTAAAGAGTGGATCAAAAAGCACTATTCCACCTCAACCTTTCATCAGTGCCCATTTAATCGCCAACCCATTACCATTCCATTCCTTTCCTCTTCAAGCACCAGATAACCCACATCCACCTGCTCTTGGCTACTCTGTACAAGCCCCGCCTTCTTTTCAATCACCCCACTTCTCTACTATTTTCAATCCTTTCCAAACTCATTGGAAAGTCAGAAAATAACTAGGGTAGGGTGTACCCCAACACTGATTCCAGCTTATCTGAAGAATAAATCCAAATCACACAACCCTTTTATACCATATTCTAATTCCATTACGTCAGACTTCCTTCCACAATGTACCATATTGGCCCATAGCAAACTCAATACTACATTATTGTTCTCATAAATGTAAACACACTAGATTAATTCccatgaaaaattataatataagaaGGTACAACTAACCTTCTCAATATAAGCGCGAACCATGTTTTCAATATCCGCAACAATGCTATCAGATTGTCCCTCTAGATAAATGGAgagaaattaattcaaaaatagtTCACTATCAGGAAAAAGGCAAAAACAAACCAAGACTGATGATTCAAAACAAACAACTCACCAACTGCTACTTTTGTAAGTCCAGGAAGATCTATCAGTGTCAAGTTTACGACTGGCatgatcaaaatcaaaatttaactGTCAAAATCCTGATCAACAAACAGAAATATACAACACGGAAGAACAATTGCAGATCATGCTTATCAGGGACTAtttcaaaatcatttaaaaaccAGAAAAGAGGGACACAATTGGCAACAGCAGAAGGCTGCAGCTCTCCTACATGACATTTTACCCAAGATGCTTTAATCGTCCAATTAATACTCAAATGAAGTGTTTGTTTAGTTGCATTAATTGATGCAAAAAGCCAAAAAGCTAGAATCTCTTCGTACCATTGGGAGAATATATACTGAGATAAATAGGTACGCTAGATATTTGTTTGCTACGGCCTGTCTCCCGGTCAGTCTCGTCAGCGATCTCCTTTCTCACAGCAGCTGAATAAGAGATACACGGGATTTAGAAGTCAAAAAGACAATATAGCAAGGTGAAACTACAAGGAAGATGACAATAAGAATACACTTAAGTATATCAGGTGATACATGCGGAAGGAGAAAAATAGTACTACATAAACAATGCACCCTCTTCACTTTTCAAGATTCAAACTATGTTAAATCTGACCAGTAATTAAAAAAGATCTTCATATTGACATGAGAAGTATGCATCTCATTATTACTTTTCGTATAGTAGTTTAATAtccaaatttgaatttgaaaattagtcaaattgactctCAATAAGCAAAAAGTGTCATAAACTGAGACGGAGAGAGTAGTAGTATATATTGCCCAACGACTCACCAAAATCAGTAAACTTCTTCCTTGGAAGGTGTCCAAATTCTGCATATTCTCTACTACCTTGTTCTAACCGGTGAAGCTGTAGGACAAGGGGTCGACGAGTGACAATACCTGTACATAGTATGTTAATAATATTTCCTGTGATCCGGTATTCACAAAACTTAATGTAAATAGATAGCACTACTAATGAAGACAATCTTTACCAGATCCACGAGGCAAAAAATCCTTTCCGACAATGCTCTCAAGCACTGAAGACTTCCCAGAGCTCTACAAGccatacaaaataaagaaatatcacTAAACCAGCAAATCATTAACCAAGAGTGTTACACATAAATCAGACCAAAGACACGATAATTCACTGCTATAACCATCAGAGTGCAGTAACTTGAGTCAAAAGGAACTGATAAATGTACATGAGTGTTCACAAGCTGAAACACAATGAGTTACAGTATCCTATATTCATGGCACTATCGCAATAACATCCAGCAGCTCATAAAACTTCCTCTGTACACAGACTCTTTCACATTAAGCTTCTATATTGTTATGGAGACAGCATCATCACATATTCCGACATGAACCAAAATTACCAAccaaaagaaacaacaaaattgaCTCGGTCAAGAACTCACAAATAGATCGGAACCCTATGTATTGATATTTCATCAAGAACTGCATATTATCAAGCTAAAAGATATAATCAAAGATTCAGAAACTCTGATCAGGgacaaaaaaaagaatataataataaaacacaGATCTAAATCGAACAAGAAAATCGTTACAACGATGACGGATAATGAAAAAGGAGATCGGAGAGACCTGGCCACCAACGACGGCGATGGAAGGAAGGGCATCCCAAAGAGTAGGCAATGCACTCTCTTCACCATGATCGCCAAGGGCAGTGCAAGCTCTCTGTAATCTGTTAACCAATTGTATGAGATTCTCCATTGATCAGAGTCAAAGATCGACGACTTGACTCAGGTGACAAgtgaaacaataaaataaatagcgTCGGCGCCGGTGATTTACAAATTGATCGATAGATCGACGTCGATTCAAAGAAAGGAGAGAAAAGGCCAACGGGTCGAAATaagaatttgaaattgaaacgGGGACACGGAGAATTTAAAAGACGGGTCCGCGTCGACGTCGGTTGGTTCCgttgtaaataaaataattaaaatgagagACTTGTATGTCAGTTTTTATAACTTTGGGTGGGCTTTAACGCTCCGTGCCGGCCTAGTCTAATTTTCTTGCGgaaaagaaacataatttaactTTTGTTATTATATCTAGGGAAAATGCACGAGTAGCGTTTAACCTGTATTTAAGATTTTAGagacatatttatattatagtaAGGTTTAATTATTCtttgacattatttttttgtgagaTGTTCATGCACAAATACTTTTAATAGAGAGTATTGAAAAAATGATGTGAGTTTGTAAACATTACTAGTTTATTTGTCATTATAGTTActgttttagttaattattgTGTGTGATTATAGTTTAGTATAATTTGTTATTAATTATGTGACAAAGAGTCCTTCCCTTATTTAAGTACtcatttatacaaattcaagTTTATCTCTCATATCTCCATTCTCTCGTTCTatgttaaaaatcatttcattcatattgattttgaattttgaaatctACTTTCTTCCTCctaatcatgaaatcataattcaagataATCGCTCAAAACATGTTTCAActcttttctattattattgtttttcgtttgtatatgatttatgtttgtctttttttctcaaaaatcttTCTTCAGTCTTTATATACAAAAAGGTcgttaattatatatatacaaatagacGTCTAACATTTATTATtgagtaactttcacatatatcaacacgtaaaaatcatatttgtatactatagttatactttgcataattgcgctccatagcaaacataaatatgttatttcgctatacatatacaaaaaaatagttgtataattcgttatacatatacaaagaaagtAGTTGTATACAAAAAATCAATTGTattatttgtgtatgtataaaacgagaaagagagaaagacaaaagaaaattggacacaaaatatttgtattgtataattataagtgtataagatgAAGATATATTATTTGCacgtgtatatacaattttctctcgctttatacaaacgaAAACACAATGTATAATTtcatttctatttgtataagcgagagagaCGAGGGTGCCGAGTGAAACCTGGGAGAGTGgagagcgagatctgggagagaggagagatgggagcgaaaatatatgtatacatacaattttatctcgctttatacaaacacaaatacattttatatatttgtgtttgtataaaagtgagacggagcgagagagggagagtgacGAGAGAAAGTTTGAGGGAGAGATGCGACTGACAAACAGTTAACTACAGGGCACAATTAAATGAAAGTatgattataacatttaatttgaattattaatttgcagttatatacaattttccctttattatttatatatcttataCGATTGAAtttgttaataattttctagaatttattatttgtatatactatacaattaaatttgttaatgatatttatatacatttaatttgtatattaaattatatgtgCTTTTGTCGTTTTtagaaataatacataattacttatttgtatatatgcatCAGTTGTATATAAACAAATAGTTCTCATGCATTTATCATAAGTAtctaaattgaattattaattttaaatcgGAAAATAtcttttgtattatatatataaagaatcaaatcaattttatttNTTTGTATATATGCATCAGTTGTATATAAACAAATAGTTCTCATGCATTTATCATAAGTATCTaacttgaattattaattttaaatcgGAAAATAtcttttgtattatatatataaagaatcaaatcaatttttttaaaaaaaatcgagtaaaaataaaaataaaattgaacttTATGGTAGAATTTTATAGCTTGAAGAGTCCACTatggtaaaaaaaattgcaagGAAATACACTTGGCATAAATAGTGggat comes from Solanum pennellii chromosome 1, SPENNV200 and encodes:
- the LOC107021501 gene encoding dynamin-related protein 5A translates to MENLIQLVNRLQRACTALGDHGEESALPTLWDALPSIAVVGGQSSGKSSVLESIVGKDFLPRGSGIVTRRPLVLQLHRLEQGSREYAEFGHLPRKKFTDFAAVRKEIADETDRETGRSKQISSVPIYLSIYSPNVVNLTLIDLPGLTKVAVEGQSDSIVADIENMVRAYIEKPNCIILAVSPANQDLATSDAIKISREVDPKGERTFGVLTKIDLMDKGTDAVDILEGRAYKLQFPWIGVVNRSQADINKNVDMIAARRREKEYFSSTPEYRHLTNRMGSEHLGKVMSKHLEAVIKSRIPGLQSLINKTIIDLESELSRLGKPIATDAGGKLYMVMEVCRTFDGIFKEHLDGVRPGGDKIYNVFDNQLPAALKRLQFDKQLSMDNVRKLITEADGYQPHLIAPEQGYRRLIESSLISIKGPAEAAVDAVHAILKDLVHKSISETSELKQYPSLRVEVNAAAVESLERMRDESKKATLQLVEMECSYLTVDFFRKLPQDIEKGGNPTHSIFDRYNDSYLRRIGSNVLSYVNMVCASLRNSIPKSVVYCQVREAKRSLLDHFFTDLGKKEGRQLGTLLDEDPAIMQRRLSLAKRLELYRAAQSEIDSVAWAK